The Armigeres subalbatus isolate Guangzhou_Male unplaced genomic scaffold, GZ_Asu_2 Contig937, whole genome shotgun sequence genomic sequence tgtcctaatatCGCGGTTtgaatagtccattctggatataatagcatcaaaaacaattgtggatCCGATAAAACTCTTCGAATAAACCACTAGAAcaccttttgtttgacaaaaatccgttcaaaatgatgaaaaatcaacatttttcattaaaaaaatgcttcctttgaacctattattgcggtagtgctaaggtcctattgttgtggtatcacTCTCCAGAAGAAATACAgacaataccgcaacaataggactgaccttccaaaaatatcgcaacgataggcaactgcctCCTATTATTgaggtagtttgtttttattgtgatgaaaacaaaacaacataagttcaacACAATTGACGtcatatttacgaaactagagttaacgagcatcctattcaactactgcAATGTACAAAAAGATAAACAGttcatttttgaagaattttcgaaataaattttgtttcggcgcgatgcttaacccctccataataggtcgttttaccctatttaGTTTAAACTAGTTTACCCAGCAAACATTATTctgcattagactggcccaggaaacaaaaagttgtctaattccacggggcaccccccaggattgtgtctttgggtgagaaaatcaatctctgaaaatttcagctcaatcgcttgttgcataagctggcgcatttgatttgaagtttgtatgaggatttcagccaaaatgtataggaaaatacacctccgtcactcattcgatctggaaattggttctgattgctcgattgacctcagaattgcaaaaacggcagttggtatgctacagaacaatttcacagaacattgtatgatgattaaatgaacttttatataggtttcggctgatgcgattcgatcaaaaaacccaaaaatacacaaatcagctcctaataaatcagccgcaaattatataaaagttcatttaatcatcatgcaatgttctgcgaaattgttctgtagcataccaactgccgtttttgcaattctgaggtcaatcgagcaatcagaaccaatttccagatcgaatgagtgacggaggtgtattttcctatacattttggctgaaatccccatacaaacttcaaatcaaatgcgccagcttatgcatcaagcgattgagctgaaattttcagagattgattttctcacccaaagacacaattctggggggtgccccttgGAATtcgccaacatttttttctccccatagtaatctgggccagtctattctGCATGGTAGGCGAGAATGATAGTTGCAAACGGTCCAtgtgaaatttccatacaaatcttgATTTAAGTtgttcacgatttactcaacttgaaTCGTTATTTTCGCAtgagaaaataacaaaatgagTTATTAACTTCAAAAGGTATATAAAGTGAATAGCTTTAATATGGTTAGGAAAtatctggttgaattaaacagCTCATAAACGTTGCATCGCCACTAGTGACATTAAAGTTTATATAAGgtattgcgattcttttctaaaattagcatactggctcaccagttacgcgccgggtcccatgcgccgagttgtgcgccatgcaaaaagtaaataaaccaatgtcaaatagatgtgagctttcggtaagcttttccacattcgcttgtaaggtatgtagcatattgtcgtccctttacgaaaagatatttttaagtgaaattgttcgaggtttagtagtttttgcttttctttcgcctgtgttgcgttcgggatattgtttaagtggatattagtagtgcaattatgtttaatttgtgatgtaatattctacacttaaattgagtaaagtaccataatatgacacaataccttagcggcgcacaactaagcgaggcagaggtgaatgagcaaaatgctataatatctcgagaatcacaataCATGAGCGAAACAAGCCCATTTGgaacatgtttttcaaaattggaTGAGACTAGAGGTGTGTGCCAGTCTAAAAATCAACGGCGACGGTGtgtgtcagaattttggtcagcTTCGGCGGCATGAATCGGCGAAGGGATTTTTTATTACGTTCGCTTCtaaattttttctgatttttttttttctggattattattattattataatctttattaaagaggttttagcccaaggctagttcacctccgttTCAGGATGTTTTCAAGACTAGCGGTGTATAATCTTTGAAATTTTGGCGGAAAGTATGAACTTTGCTAGAGAAGTTTTTCTAAAATATTCTTTTAGAAATAATTCTACAATATTCCACAGAACTTaatttgaagtttcgagaaatcttcGGAATGTCCAAGGGAGGCTCTTTGAGATTCTCAAAGAAAATTGTCTTGAGTTTCATCGGAAAATTGGCATGAGAAGTTATTCAGAATTAATCAGTCTCCTCTACAGAGTTATcacaggaattctccaaaatttccatgaaattccatgaaaaaatgaatttccgcGGAGAAAGTTCCAAATgtgaattttaaagaaaatgtttaaaatttccataagaagttcattagaatatttttttttatttctatggatttttttcggtatttccacgaggattttttttaaatttccactaaaattcttcaaaatttgtaCGTGAATGTTTTAACTTTGTGCGGAAAACTGTTTGGTATTTCAACGATAATTTTTTGCATTTCAAAGAAATtgctttggatttctacggaaAATTTTTATCTTTGATATTGCTTTTCTTACCGAAGAATAAACAACCGTGCAAATTTTTCGAAGCACTAAAACAAATGCTAACACTTCCAATTGTACAGAAATAAGCGAAAGAACAATCCAAAACACCATTCTTGCTTTTTTTTTCCACACCCCGAAAAGCACTTTCTTGCAGTTGAGACGTCATCCATTTATGGAGAAACTGGTGGGAACATTTTGGtggaacaatatttttgaacgaGAGTCGAACACGGTgcaaaatttgcaataaatTCTTCGATAAGTCCTTgggtaataatttaaaaaaaatgtcgtttTGCTGAAAATCATGCGGCACTtggccgaaatgaacgtttgggcGAAATGATTATTAATCGAAAACGGTTTGtcgaaaaatttcatttggctaaCATACGGCctaactggtaatttgaccgaaaacccATTGgacctaacaggtcgtttggctaAAATGGTTGGTTGGTCAAATAGGTCATCAGATCGAATATGCCGTTTAATCCTATGTcagaaaagggtcatttggcctaaaatgTCGAATTCAGTCACATGCTCAGGAACAGTACTGCTCAGGAAACttagtaatcgtctttttgcgacaTCTGTGAGGAGCAGAGTTATTCTATGAcagaagagacatagatagttccagcatttAGAATGGTCCAcacaaagaaccgggatcaaggGTTggttctcgaaatagcggttcagctggtacggaatctgaaCAGACCGtacgaagttgaatatccatcgattgaagTATTCTTCACTTTCGTTCGTGGAAATGCGGTTCTGCATATTGCGAGTCGatatcacgaatgtccgcatcTACCACAGTGCAAATAtttaatccgaccactacctcgttgcagtatgcctgcactCGAAGCCCTCGACGGTATACAAAATACATCGAAGCTGGACGCCCctgcttaacattgggcggttacaagatggtaggctagcccaagattacgcgcagcagttggaagtggtactcccaacggaagagcagttaAGCACAgtttctcttgaagatggctggagagatggAACCtacttacaaacgagcgtgagttgatccaaaggtggcgggggcactacgaagagcacctgaatggcgatgtggcagacaatgaTGGCGGTATGGTATTGAACCTGGGagtacgcgcgcaggacatacggcttccggctccggatctccagggaatccaggagaagatccgccggctgaaaaacaacaaagccgctggggttgaccaactaccagaagagctGTAGGCACGgtagtgaggcactggctagagagCGCACTGGGTAGTTACGTAAGATTTGGGAGGAATagattctgccgcaggagtggatgaaaggtgtcgtgtgtcccatccacaaaagagttcgtggggcagcacCAGGTGGGATATATGGGCGAAAGCTCTTGcatagaccaggtgttcgccatgcGCCagttattgcagaaatgccgcgaatatgaCGTGGCcacgcatcatctattcatcgacttcaaagccgcatatgatacaattgatcgAGATCATCTATGTAATTAatacacgaacacggatttcaacgatggatcgagtgatgtgcgtagttctagTATCAGGGGAATTCTCGAAACGCGCAGGGGGCTACGGAaagatgatggtctttcgtgcttGTTATTCAActtcgctttggaaggggtaatacgagtgtaacgattttcacgaaatccgtccagttatttggtttcgccgatgacatagatatcatggcacgtagctttgagaagatggaggaagcctacaatAGTctaaaaagcgaagctaaacggattggacttgtcatcaacacgtcgaagacgatgtacgtaataggaagaggctcaagagaggacaatgtaagccacccaccacgagttggTATCGGTGATTACGACATCGAGGTGGtggaagaattcgtgtacttaggCACAGTGGTGACCTcggataacgataccagcagagaagttcagagacgcatcatggcaggaaatcgtatgcAAAATCAAAAGAGAGTTCgtcaccgtaccaaactgactatgtaCAAATCGCTCATTAGATCGGTAGTCCTCCATGGACACGTGACCTGGACAATTTCCGTGGAAGATCAACGCACACTTGGAGTTTTCAAGAGGAAAGTGTTGCATACTATCTATGGCgaggtgcagatggaagacggtacatggagaaggcaaatgaaccacgagttgcaagaGCTGTTTGGAGAATCATGCATCGTTTACACCACGAAAATTGGATGACTGTAATCCGGTAAGTAatacggtgaaaatggttctcgtcaacgatccgacgggcaccatcgagcaaagtggatcgatcaggtggcgGACGATTTTCGGactctccgcagactgcgtggttggcgacgtgcagccatattccgagctgaatggagaagaattTTATGtgttgcacaggccactccggccttagtctggtaataaaaaaaggatgcgaatgaaccacgggttgcaacagctgttggataaaccatccatcgtttacagCTACACAACGaaccagtgaaaatggttcttgacagcGATTGAttggcacaagaaggcgaggcgTGCAGTGAGCAAGGTGTCAGGTGGAAAATTATTTGCGGACCACCCGTAGACTGCATAATTGGCGATGTGCAGCCTGGCTGAAAGGTGAAAACTCTTATGTACAGCACGGACCAATCCGGCTTTACACTGAGCAAATAAATAATTGCAAATATGATCAAATTAAATTCAAGTTGATTTAGCGCAAATAATGAAACGGATACATATCCAGTGAAACAAAAAAGCAGGAtacagtgggctggacatgtagtgcgtatgcctGAAGAGAGACCAGCTAAAGTCATGTttagcagagaacctggaagaggacgtGGGCTCCGGGGTAGACCTTGCACtcgctggctgtgtgcaatcAAGGAAGATGCGCGTGCGGCTGGCGACTGGCGACCCAAGAGTAAGCGACTTGAAAAAAGGCATTACATTCGATATTTCTCAGGACAACACGGAGTGTACAACCATCATAAGTATAGAGAGGCCCTTGAAAACGCAAATGAATTTTGTTCTTGGAAGGCTTGTTCTCTTGAATGCTTTTTTCATAAACCAATTAACCAATGCTGTTCAAAATTTATTGCTTCGAATGTACGGAGAAACTGCTACAATGAACGATCTACAAAATACCGAAGGGATTTCGGATAAAATAAAAGTACACATGCCTATTGCACATTAATTTATGTTTAGATCAACGGATTTCTATTTACAAAACTTACATTGCTATTCGGTTTAGCTTCATTATCTACATGAAGCATCTTGACTATCTACTAGCAAAAAAAAACGTCCTCTTCCCCCATCAACTCTTCGCGGGAACTTTCGCTACACTATTTTTGTCTTCTACCTTGGCGACTGGTGTGTGTTTGTCTGCCCCCTTGGTCACATCAAACGACCCGAACCGTTTACCACCGAAAGGTGACCGTTCGTGTAGCCACCGCACCGCCGGATGCAGCATCTTCGTGTTGTACGCATCCACACTGCTCCAGGTGGCTAAGCTAAATACTAAACCTACTGCTACTGTAAGGATGGTTCCGAACACCCCGTAGTACATGTACGATACGGAATAAATTCGGTATAGGAACGAATCACCTGGAACGGGTAAGGGCATCACTCTACTCATGTGGTCCACTGCGATGTACGAGGTGCTGTTAACGAGAAGCTGTGCATCGCTAACGCATCCATCTATGGAAGTTGACAGAAGGAATTGTAGATCTCAACGTACATCATTCGACCGGTAACGATCCACACGGTAACCGCATGGGATACGATCATTCCCATGGCAGCTCCCTTCCAGTTGGCGAATGGCACAAACATTGCGAGAATAAAGACCCCTAGGAGGGGTCCTGAGGTTGCTGACAGAACCAGCACCGAAGATTCTATCACTCCGGAGAGTAGTCCGACGAGAAATCCTACTCCCAAGATTAGGATGGCGTAGGTGGTTCCCACCATTTTTATCACAGTCAATTGATAACTGTCGGTCTTTTTACGGAATCCGGGAAGCAGTGTTAGGAAGTCTTCCCAGGTCACCGTTGCGAGGGAGTtgatatttgaaatatttagagTTAGTGCTCCATTGAACAATGTTCCAACAAAGAGGCCCCAAACTCCCGGCACTTTGGCGAAGTAGTCCATAATGAAATACGGTAGAATTTCATCCATTTTTTCTATGCTGCCGGCCTTTAACGGATCACAGGTGTGATATAAAGCGAAGATTCCTATTCCGACGAGCCAAGGTAGTGAAAACAGCACTACGACTAGTGGAATGTTGACCAGCATAGTCTGACGGATTTTGCGAAGCGTTGGCATGCTTAAGTATCGCTGCACAAAGTTCTGCTGACATCCCAGAAGACTGAGCGACATAAACAGCTCGCCAAGCCAAGCTGAAGTGGTCGTGACCCGAAGATGTAGATCGGCCGCAAAGTTGAAGAAGTTCATGCGTCCATGCTGTGCCCCAACCGCTATGATCTGATCCACTCCACCGCTTTTGACACTACAGTAAATGACGATTCCGACCAGCATGGCGGTCATGCTGAGACTTTGAATCACGTCCGCTGCCACGGCAGCCTTCATGCCTCCGAGCGCGTTGAAGAATATACTGATGCAGGTGATACAGAGGAGCGAGGCCCAGTACGGGACACCGATGATGGTGTTCAACGCTACCGTCGGTGTGTAGATGGTGACACCAAGGCTGAGGAGCGTCCGGAGAATGTACGTTCCGGAGGCGAGACAGCGTACCAGTCGGCTGTTGAACCTGGTAATTGAAGGAAAATGATAATGTTAGAGTGTGCGTCTATTTTGGGTTTTGTGTCCATCATATCTTAAGATGATGAGCAAAATGACAAAAtttacagcagaaaaatctcaCGGGGACATTAAATTGAAAACTGTCATTGAGAGCATATTGAAAACTGATTTTATTGGTTTTCATTAACAAAATAAGTAATCAGCTTAATAATCAACAGCAAACTGAAATCAAAATAAGTAACCATTCATTAAGATCaacatttaaaaacaaattatgattttaaaaaatatatccTATTTGCTCTCATTACGATCTCAGGCTGCTCGGATAGTTATGACGGGATACCTTTTAATTTGATGTAATTTGCTTTACAACATAATAACTTTAAATTAGAGGCTTGTAACATGTTATTTGTATATTTTGATGACATTTAATTAGTCGTTTATCGTTAAATTACACTCTATAACATTACCGTGATGTTAGACAACCAAGCAATAGATGAAAATTTCACAACCGCTTACCTCAACTCGAGATACTGATAAACCGATGTGATTCCGAGATCGAAGTACACCGGGATGAATACAAAGCACACGATTGGGTAGGCCGTTATCATGCCGTACAGTGTTTCCCACATGGCCGTCCCCCGGTAGAAGAACTCGCTCGGGTAGCCCAGCACGGAGATAACGCCGAGGGTGCCCCGCGCAATCGACAGCATCATCGCCAGCATCGAGATATGTCCGGCCCCGAACACGTAGTCCTCTTTGGTTTTCACCTTCCGGCTGCATAGCCGCTTGCGGATCGGTATCAGTGCAGACACCACTACGAATGCCACAAAGGTCAGGTAGTTCCAGAGGTTGCTCACGGTGGTCGGGTCATCCAGCTGCCTTTGCTGGAAATatgaatgaaaatttgaaattaactGCGAATAGATCGATTGGAGCAATTGGGTTGGTAAACTTTAATGTCTAATTAAGGGTTTGCAGGTGACTTGGTCGACCATCAGTCGTGTGTTTCGTTCATATTTTGACCAAACGACAGACAAAACAGCATGTCTGGCAAAACAAACCGGCGGGATCGTTCAACAGCGTCACAGCGCGTGTTGCTATTTACACACTGAGTAGTGCCGTGACGAATTACTGCTAACTATGAGAACTGAATGGTTACAGTTATCTTAAATCCATAGAAAGTATAATTCAAAGCCTACAAATTAGTAGGTATGTTGAACCTGGGCGACGTCACTTTGGATGATTTTATCATTTCGAAAACAAACAGTAGTTAGAGTTATAAAGTAATGCATGTTATTTATCAAGCTTTTAAAATAGATTGGAATCTGTTGCTTACTATTCAAACAGATCAAAATTTAATTAGGGAATTGTGAAGGAATAAACGAACGAAAATGTTTATTCATATGGTCAGGTACCATTTTCCTCTAATTGGAAGATTTGCGCCAAGCCTATAATATGCTGCGGTTGAGCACATctatcgttataaatcttcatatatttgcctgcttgcttacttttggttttgacgtaaaacagcaaaaaaacgacgatgaatgtccaAACATCTCATTTAAGCCAGCGAAAGTCTCAAGCGAAATGGATAAAATGTTGACCCATTATCCTCTAACACGGCTATCAGGTGGATGTTTTTTcggcccacttgggacgagtgattgcTGATTTCTAACATATGAAAGATAAAGCTGTGTCCTTATTTAGCACTTATTTTGTGACCTCagagtgaaaatattgaaaggaGAGTAGTAGGCCTTAAGCAGGtaagactttttttttcaacgtcTGTCAGATTATTTCTTTTCAgaacgaaaatttcaaaatcttacaaCAAACAACAAAATAAGAAATCCGAGGATGAAATTGATGCTATATTTCAATATATTTGGTGTTTTCTGGAAGAGAAAATCGATACCAatagaaaatgtcatttttcttCAACTGCACTGCTCAACATTCTATTTTGAAGTTCTTGAATTGATGCTATGACCGGAATGAGCTCCTTCAAATCTAGCTCAAAGCCTGCCCAATTTTTCCATAAATGGTTTAGTGCAGGCTGCTCTGTGACCCTTGTATTACAATAAGCCCATAAATATGTCTGATGGTCGACAATCGGAGTGATTTCTTTGCCAATCAATCATTGCACAATGAATTAATGGGGAATTGCTACAAATGTTTTGGAAAAAGCAATCAGTACTAGAGAATTGTCCGGTTAGTTCATAGCAATGTATTTTATATCAAGACCGGTTAAATTTCGCTACAGAAGCCAGCTTAAAGCTTAGCAAATTGAACAAAGGATTTGGATATTCTGCTACTATGTTGTTGTGCAATCTACATATTGATACACCTCAGAATTTTTAGTTAAAATGAGATTCCACGTTAGGGTAGATAAAGGATTACCTaccatgtattttttttttaaatatgagaTTGTTCAATAAGTTTGCCATATCTCTTCTTCTATCGCCAACGCGGGTAATTGGTACTTTTCAGATGCTGTGAATTTCTTCCTTTGATAGTTTGTATTAATCCATAGTACTTCTTTAACGTGGTTTTCAGTCCTGGGCTAATTCACCTCAGATTGATTGAGGAtggtggtggggtttgacagtgggccctgttaaacctctataaaaagctgcatgtatccgcaagtaggctccgccaaagcgaccgtgtgccgctcaaagcgcacaagcccaagtcctggtgttaggtgggacgctaaacagccctgacacgacggccctccgacgagacaggaggtttgcgcaggcccaataagccgcctttaaaaacaactattacgaacgacatagaagataatacgactcgatacaatcggcaacgacctaggcgacgaataaaggatcactattggaagcttggaacatggaactgcaagtcgctaggttgcgacaggatagtgtacga encodes the following:
- the LOC134204831 gene encoding LOW QUALITY PROTEIN: sodium-coupled monocarboxylate transporter 1-like (The sequence of the model RefSeq protein was modified relative to this genomic sequence to represent the inferred CDS: inserted 1 base in 1 codon), which codes for MLQRQLDDPTTVSNLWNYLTFVAFVVVSALIPIRKRLCSRKVKTKEDYVFGAGHISMLAMMLSIARGTLGVISVLGYPSEFFYRGTAMWETLYGMITAYPIVCFVFIPVYFDLGITSVYQYLELRFNSRLVRCLASGTYILRTLLSLGVTIYTPTVALNTIIGVPYWASLLCITCISIFFNALGGMKAAVAADVIQSLSMTAMLVGIVIYCSVKSGGVDQIIAVGAQHGRMNFFNFAADLHLRVTTTSAWLGELFMSLSLLGCQQNFVQRYLSMPTLRKIRQTMLVNIPLVVVLFSLPWLVGIGIFALYHTCDPLKAGSIEKMDEILPYFIMDYFAKVPGVWGLFVGTLFNGALTLNISNINSLATVTWEDFLTLLPGFRKKTDSYQLTVIKMVGTTYAILILGVGFLVGLLSGVIESSVLVLSATSGPLLGVFILAMFVPFANWKGAAMGMIVSHAVTVWIVTGRMMYVEIYNXLLSTSIDGCVSDAQLLVNSTSYIAVDHMSRVMPLPVPGDSFLYRIYSVSYMYYGVFGTILTVAVGLVFSLATWSSVDAYNTKMLHPAVRWLHERSPFGGKRFGSFDVTKGADKHTPVAKVEDKNSVAKVPAKS